Part of the Granulicella arctica genome, GTGAATAAACAGCGGAAGCGTCGGCACGTCCATGGAAAGCCGCTCGGCCTTCCCTGCCCAGTCCAGAAACGGCTTGCCCAGCCCCTGAAGCTCCCGGACTGCATCTTCCAGGCCGTTGACCGTCATCAGGACGGCATTCCCCGCTCCCAAAAATTCCTTCGGAGTTGGAAAGCGGTGAGGAGCCGCCAGCTTCGAAGCCTCCACAATCAAGTCCAGCAGCCACTCGCCCATCGCCCGCGACGACCCATCATCCCAGCTCAGCGCCGGATCGAGCGAACTGTCATATCGGTAGGTCTTTGGTGCCTTGCGTTTCTTGAACTGAGCCTGGGTGCCAACTTCGGGCCGCATTGGTGTTTCCTGCGTGTGCTGGTAAGGCTCGGCAACTCGGCTCATTGCAGGACGCTTCGTACGTGTAGCCATCGATCGGAACCCCGGATGCTCTAGTAATGCAGAATGTGAGACTCTTCCACTCTAATCTGCACTACCCCATCGTAAAGAGAAATAACGAAAGCACGAAATCGCTACTGGTATCAAAATAGGTACACAAAGAACGTAATCGTTATTTCTGTAATAGACGAAGAAACGTTTTCGTTTTATCTTCAGAGTATGGCAGTCATCGTTGGCATGGTTTCACAGAAGGGCGGTGTGGGTAAAAGCACTCTCTCCCGGCTTGTGGCTCGGGAGTATGCGCTGGCGGGCTGGACAGTCAAAATTGCCGACCTCGACGTTTCTCAAGGTACGAGTTTCAACTGGCAGTCCCGCCGTTTGCAGGCCGGAATCGACCCCGTCATCCCCGTTGAGCGTTTTGGAACCGTTGAACAAGCACTAAAAACTGGCAACCACTATGATTTGCTGATCCTCGACGGTCCGCCACATTCTACGGCTGGCACCCTCAAGATCGCCGCTGCATCCCTGCTTACCATACTTCCTACTGGACTTTCGCTCGACGACCTGGAGCCGTCTGTTTTGCTCGCCCACGAGCTGCGGAAACGAGATATCAAAGCTGCGAAGATGGCCTTTGCTCTCTCGCGCGTTGGCGATAGCGAGTCTGAGATCCAGG contains:
- a CDS encoding ParA family protein, giving the protein MVSQKGGVGKSTLSRLVAREYALAGWTVKIADLDVSQGTSFNWQSRRLQAGIDPVIPVERFGTVEQALKTGNHYDLLILDGPPHSTAGTLKIAAASLLTILPTGLSLDDLEPSVLLAHELRKRDIKAAKMAFALSRVGDSESEIQEAREYITEAGYRVLAGSLPEKTAYRRASDEGRSLTETRFPSLNRRSDELAQGIVDLITQMQKGKAA